In the genome of Pirellulales bacterium, one region contains:
- the tsaD gene encoding tRNA (adenosine(37)-N6)-threonylcarbamoyltransferase complex transferase subunit TsaD, which produces MHLLTIESTCDETAAAVIDDCLQVKGAVVASQEKLHERFGGVVPEIASRAHLERMLPVIDQTLKKAGVRLAEIDAVAVATTPGLAGSLLVGLAAAKALCVALEKPLVAINHLHAHVYACRMAAGRDVFPCIGLIVSGGHTSLYRCRDPLDFELLGGTIDDAAGEAFDKVASLLGLGFPGGPAIQKAAAGGNPRAFSFPRSFLHDPRLQFSFSGLKTAVRYALAAPGTPLPKVEELAPQFVADVAASFQEAVADVLVEKSLKAVRETGFRRLCVGGGVAANARVREQLQARCTAEQIELYIAPLALCTDNAVMGAIALERLRAGLTESLDLDITPGLVR; this is translated from the coding sequence ATGCACCTGCTCACGATCGAATCGACCTGCGACGAAACCGCCGCCGCGGTCATTGACGATTGCTTGCAAGTCAAAGGCGCGGTCGTAGCCTCGCAGGAAAAACTCCACGAGCGCTTCGGCGGCGTCGTGCCCGAAATCGCGTCGCGGGCACACCTCGAACGAATGTTGCCGGTCATCGACCAGACGCTAAAAAAAGCCGGCGTCCGCCTCGCCGAAATCGACGCCGTGGCCGTGGCCACCACGCCCGGCCTGGCCGGTTCGCTATTGGTCGGTCTGGCGGCAGCCAAGGCCTTGTGCGTCGCGCTCGAAAAGCCGCTGGTGGCGATCAATCACTTGCACGCGCACGTGTACGCCTGCCGCATGGCGGCCGGCCGCGACGTGTTCCCCTGCATCGGCCTGATCGTCAGCGGTGGGCACACGAGCTTGTACCGCTGCCGCGACCCGCTCGACTTCGAGCTACTGGGCGGAACGATCGACGACGCCGCTGGCGAAGCCTTCGACAAGGTGGCGAGCCTGCTGGGGCTTGGCTTTCCCGGCGGGCCTGCAATTCAGAAGGCGGCGGCCGGCGGAAATCCCCGCGCCTTTTCTTTTCCGCGCTCGTTTCTGCACGACCCGCGGCTGCAATTCAGCTTCAGCGGCTTGAAGACCGCGGTCCGCTACGCGCTTGCCGCGCCGGGCACGCCGCTGCCCAAGGTCGAAGAGCTCGCGCCGCAATTCGTGGCCGACGTGGCGGCCAGCTTTCAAGAGGCGGTGGCCGACGTGCTGGTCGAGAAATCTCTGAAGGCCGTGCGCGAGACCGGCTTTCGCCGGCTGTGCGTTGGAGGTGGCGTGGCCGCGAACGCGCGCGTTCGCGAGCAATTGCAGGCCCGCTGCACCGCGGAACAGATCGAACTCTATATTGCACCCCTGGCGCTGTGTACCGACAACGCCGTGATGGGTGCGATTGCGCTTGAGCGACTACGGGCAGGGCTGACCGAGAGCCTGGACCTCGACATCACGCCGGGACTGGTGCGGTAA
- a CDS encoding S41 family peptidase, translating into MMSRAAILITVFGLGFPGLTSAVYAEEPPATEKSDAAGAEKDAAAKRVAEEYELQKLFADTLDQVERNYVKNISRRELMEAAIHGVLSKLDQYSNYISPEDLGQFKTSVENQFGGIGIQVDLTRDGRIVVISPIVGSPAYRAGMQAGDQIVAIEGKPTDDLRTIQDVIDKLKGEPGTKVTITTRRPSTGERRTFSLERELVHLETVMGDQRKADDSWDFMLDHDRKIGYIRITSFSRDTEQDLTKALDELKRENVRGLILDLRFNPGGLLTSAIAVADLFVTKGKIVSTEGRNTKSRSWDAQESGTYEGFPMAVLVNRYSASASEIVSACLQDHHRAIVIGERTWGKGSVQNVIELEGGKSALKLTTASYQRPSGKNIHRFPDASEADEWGVKPDAGYDLKLDDGELLGLMTYRHDRDILLVNHYQDKARREAAATNEETKADAPPSDADKPSGDKPIADKPSPDKPATRAKPDGDDAADEKPAADKPAAEKSGGKKPSFTDRQLQKAIDYLSGELAKAN; encoded by the coding sequence ATGATGAGCCGCGCGGCGATTCTCATAACCGTTTTTGGACTCGGTTTCCCGGGCTTGACGAGTGCGGTTTATGCCGAGGAGCCCCCAGCGACGGAAAAGAGCGATGCGGCCGGCGCCGAGAAGGACGCGGCCGCCAAGCGCGTGGCCGAAGAATACGAGCTGCAAAAGCTGTTCGCCGACACGCTCGACCAGGTCGAGCGCAACTACGTCAAGAACATCAGCCGCCGCGAACTGATGGAGGCCGCCATCCACGGCGTGCTCTCGAAGCTCGATCAGTACTCCAACTACATCAGCCCCGAGGACCTGGGGCAGTTCAAGACGAGCGTCGAAAATCAATTCGGCGGGATCGGCATCCAGGTCGACCTCACGCGTGACGGCCGGATCGTCGTCATCAGCCCGATCGTAGGAAGCCCCGCTTACCGCGCCGGCATGCAAGCCGGGGACCAGATCGTGGCCATCGAGGGAAAGCCGACCGACGACCTGCGCACCATTCAGGACGTCATCGACAAGCTCAAAGGCGAGCCAGGCACGAAGGTCACGATCACCACGCGCCGGCCCAGCACGGGCGAGCGCCGCACGTTCTCGCTCGAGCGCGAGCTGGTGCACCTGGAAACGGTGATGGGCGACCAACGCAAGGCGGACGACAGTTGGGATTTCATGCTCGACCACGATCGCAAGATCGGCTACATCCGCATCACCAGCTTCAGCCGCGACACCGAGCAAGACCTGACCAAGGCGCTCGACGAATTGAAGCGCGAAAACGTGCGCGGTCTGATTCTCGACCTGCGGTTTAATCCGGGGGGCCTCTTGACCTCGGCCATCGCCGTGGCCGACCTGTTTGTCACGAAGGGCAAGATCGTCAGCACCGAAGGGCGCAATACGAAGTCGCGCAGCTGGGATGCCCAGGAATCCGGCACCTACGAAGGCTTTCCCATGGCCGTCCTGGTGAATCGCTATAGTGCCAGCGCCAGCGAAATCGTTTCGGCCTGCTTGCAAGATCACCATCGGGCGATCGTCATCGGCGAGCGTACCTGGGGCAAAGGAAGCGTGCAGAACGTAATCGAGCTGGAAGGGGGCAAAAGCGCTCTGAAGCTCACCACCGCCAGTTACCAGCGCCCCAGCGGAAAGAACATCCACCGCTTTCCCGACGCGTCGGAAGCCGACGAATGGGGCGTGAAGCCCGATGCCGGCTACGACCTGAAACTGGACGACGGCGAGTTGTTGGGACTGATGACGTATCGTCATGATCGGGACATCCTGCTCGTGAATCACTACCAGGACAAAGCGCGGCGCGAGGCCGCCGCGACCAACGAGGAGACGAAGGCCGATGCGCCTCCGTCGGATGCCGACAAACCATCCGGCGATAAGCCCATCGCTGATAAACCATCTCCCGACAAGCCTGCCACGCGTGCCAAACCCGATGGCGATGACGCGGCCGACGAGAAGCCGGCCGCCGACAAGCCAGCCGCCGAAAAATCGGGGGGCAAGAAGCCGTCGTTCACGGACCGCCAGTTGCAAAAAGCCATCGATTACTTGAGCGGTGAATTGGCGAAGGCGAACTAG